One stretch of Nocardia mangyaensis DNA includes these proteins:
- a CDS encoding VOC family protein, translating to MTETFPAFDISPVPIPGPDAVAPEPFRGLYGMPMFVTVQTADLAASVAFWTEVLGFVDLFSVSAQLTHLRRWAFQDVLLVPGAPAAEAPALTVSFSCVLGELDAISAACEQAIPGCTAGPRQMPWNSVELEVRTPENTRVIMTAARPYDPDSPEAAHPRSIGIEAP from the coding sequence ATGACCGAAACATTCCCCGCCTTCGATATCAGCCCCGTGCCGATCCCCGGCCCCGATGCGGTGGCGCCCGAGCCGTTCCGCGGCCTCTACGGCATGCCGATGTTCGTGACCGTGCAGACCGCCGACCTCGCCGCTTCGGTGGCCTTCTGGACCGAGGTGCTCGGCTTCGTCGACCTGTTCTCGGTGTCGGCGCAGCTCACGCATCTGCGGCGCTGGGCGTTCCAGGACGTCCTGCTCGTCCCCGGGGCCCCGGCCGCCGAGGCACCCGCGCTCACCGTGAGCTTCTCGTGTGTTCTCGGGGAGCTCGACGCGATCTCCGCCGCGTGTGAGCAGGCGATTCCGGGCTGCACGGCGGGGCCGCGACAGATGCCGTGGAATTCGGTGGAGCTCGAGGTCCGCACGCCGGAGAACACGCGGGTGATCATGACCGCGGCGCGCCCCTACGACCCGGACAGTCCAGAAGCCGCGCATCCGCGGTCGATCGGCATCGAGGCGCCGTAG